CGCCGAGCACGACCTGTTCGTGCGGCTGGACATGGAGGGCAGCGATCTCACCCAGTCGACACTCGACCTCTTTGAAGCCGTCTATCCCGATTTCCCCAACCACGTGGGACCGGTCCTGCAGGCCATGCTGAAGCGGACGGACCGCGACATCGACCGCATGTGCGAGCTCGGCGTGAGCGTGCGCCTCTGCAAGGGGGCCTACGCCGAGCCCTCGGCGGCCGCCTACCAGGACATGAGCCAGATCCGGGAGCGCTACCTCGACTACACGGAGCGGCTCTTGCAGCACACCGACTACTCCGGCATCGCCACCCACGACGATCAGCTCATCGAGGCGACCAAGTCGTTCGTCGACCGTCGCGACATCGACCGGGACGACTTTGAGTTTCAGATGCTCTACGGCCTGCGCCGCACCACGCAGCGCGAGATGGCCCAGGAGGGATACAACATGCTCGTGTATGTGCCCTACGGCACCGAGTGGTTTCCGTACTTCACCCGTCGCCTCCGCGAGAAGAAGGAGAATGTCTGGTTCGTCCTGCGCAGTCTGTTTCAGGGATAGGGCGGCGCGTCAGTCGCGGGGCG
This portion of the Salinibacter grassmerensis genome encodes:
- a CDS encoding proline dehydrogenase family protein, which gives rise to MKLPFFLASRFVAGETLESSLPVVDNLNQDGLHVALDKLGEHVQDRSEAIAARDAYIDLVRTMAERGDHGQRNRISIKLSMMGQLIDEDFCEENLRQLLEVAAEHDLFVRLDMEGSDLTQSTLDLFEAVYPDFPNHVGPVLQAMLKRTDRDIDRMCELGVSVRLCKGAYAEPSAAAYQDMSQIRERYLDYTERLLQHTDYSGIATHDDQLIEATKSFVDRRDIDRDDFEFQMLYGLRRTTQREMAQEGYNMLVYVPYGTEWFPYFTRRLREKKENVWFVLRSLFQG